From the Rhodopirellula bahusiensis genome, one window contains:
- a CDS encoding tRNA modification GTPase, with protein MTSEADDTIAAIASPMTPAPRGIVRLSGHDCVDVLCRMDVLNKDEATGRRPFRSSKKLALGDPLGAIEVDVMVWPTQRSYTGQPSAELHLIGSAPLLQSSLDAAIRAGARAARPGEFTMRSFLAGRLDLTQAEAVLGVIEAEDRGTLDQALSQLAGNLSRPLQAARSTLLDLLADVEAGLDFVDEDIEFISDEALVQRLGELQSLLSQTRSQLSDRGGASPTIRVVLRGLPNAGKSRLLNMLSRTESAIVTDQAGTTRDLVTVESSWGGHSFQLIDTAGLESREESDPEAPISQEAQLQAAEAARGADVHIWCMDATLGDGFEWLKHPDAVLPDSKRSAELICVATKRDLVPAGWDGDSMQADLAVSSESGAGVESLIERLVAFAERRDAGETGSVIGTAARCQDSLAAAIDHLGQAVQWTEQSAGHELVAAEMRLAVEAIGEVTGQVYTDDILDRVFGRFCIGK; from the coding sequence GTGACATCCGAGGCGGATGACACCATCGCCGCGATTGCTTCGCCGATGACTCCCGCACCGCGCGGGATCGTTCGGTTGTCGGGCCACGACTGCGTCGATGTGCTGTGCCGCATGGACGTGTTGAACAAGGACGAAGCCACTGGTCGACGTCCGTTTCGAAGCTCGAAAAAGCTCGCTCTCGGTGATCCGCTTGGTGCGATCGAGGTCGATGTGATGGTTTGGCCCACGCAGCGCAGTTACACGGGCCAGCCATCGGCGGAGTTGCATCTGATCGGATCAGCACCGCTGCTGCAGTCCAGTTTGGACGCGGCAATTCGGGCGGGGGCGAGAGCTGCTCGTCCAGGCGAATTCACCATGCGATCGTTCCTGGCCGGGCGTCTGGATTTGACGCAAGCCGAAGCGGTGCTGGGCGTGATCGAAGCGGAGGATCGCGGCACGCTCGATCAAGCGCTCTCGCAATTGGCCGGCAATCTTTCGCGACCGTTGCAAGCGGCTCGCTCGACTTTGTTGGACCTGTTGGCCGATGTCGAGGCCGGGTTGGACTTTGTCGACGAAGACATCGAATTCATTTCCGACGAAGCACTGGTCCAACGGCTGGGCGAACTTCAGTCGCTGCTGTCACAGACCCGTTCGCAACTCAGCGATCGTGGTGGTGCGTCGCCTACGATTCGCGTTGTCTTGCGAGGGTTGCCTAACGCGGGCAAAAGCAGATTGCTGAACATGCTGTCTCGCACCGAGTCGGCCATCGTCACCGATCAAGCCGGGACGACTCGTGATTTGGTGACCGTTGAATCGAGCTGGGGCGGTCATTCGTTTCAGTTGATCGACACGGCGGGTTTGGAATCTCGCGAAGAGTCTGACCCGGAGGCACCGATCTCTCAGGAAGCTCAGCTGCAAGCGGCGGAAGCGGCACGCGGAGCCGACGTGCATATCTGGTGCATGGATGCGACTCTTGGCGACGGTTTTGAATGGTTGAAACATCCCGACGCGGTCCTGCCGGATTCGAAACGATCGGCGGAGTTGATTTGTGTTGCGACCAAGCGAGATTTAGTGCCGGCAGGCTGGGACGGTGATTCGATGCAGGCTGATTTGGCCGTGAGCAGTGAGTCGGGTGCCGGTGTTGAATCGCTGATCGAACGGTTGGTTGCATTCGCAGAGAGACGTGACGCGGGGGAAACGGGCAGCGTGATCGGCACCGCGGCACGTTGCCAAGACTCGTTGGCTGCCGCGATCGATCATTTGGGCCAAGCGGTTCAGTGGACCGAACAATCGGCGGGGCATGAACTGGTTGCCGCGGAGATGCGTCTTGCTGTTGAGGCGATCGGTGAAGTGACCGGCCAGGTTTACACGGACGATATCCTGGACCGCGTGTTCGGACGATTTTGCATTGGCAAGTAG
- a CDS encoding protein-disulfide reductase DsbD family protein, with amino-acid sequence MLSMDRCYQSGLARKLPALGVALLAVVFTVAAAIPAHADKPDATGLFTEFPLDGFGAVGNTALQTDEPAEATATYLAIGDGEVKLQVQVKLQPKWHLYSTTQPKGGPKPTKLSLVDADSVKVTGVWKSDREPLRSVSEDFGGITVEEFEDEVTFTATAKVAGGNEAISQLGELKIRLDALACLTGGACMPVNETLTAKLVGKVPSAVTKPTSQTMASTISNDPASLKKLPVDPKQAFRDQDYVVRWEAINLTPELEPGQTGLLRFTAIPDAGYHVYTSSVNDEQSKTNFVVSEKSDLKVGAPQTKSRAVDYDLLPGVTYHKGNVTWTLPISIPAEASAGQHKLVGGIAYQACTDDSCQQPKAIEFQTVVNVAGSAPASSQPKPMNVAAKKRMLVLDDAATLKWVDSDVSPALNASTEPASTEPASTEPAAAKPETDGTSRVAMADASTSGAAAAGAAHGVSSETAGDEAVSDDKEKAGTAFGTTLLFAFIGGVILNFMPCVLPVVGLKVMSFVQQAGEDRKRVFFLNFVYAVGILSVFAVLTALAVVLSFNWGQQFTYFPVRLGLTLLMFAMALSYLGVWEIPVPGMAAGKTSQALQQREGYTGAFFKGVFATVLATPCSGPLLGGILGLTFALTSLQTTAVIMTVGVGMALPYLMIGIWPSLVAWLPKPGTWMETLKEFLAFLFLGTVAFFFNQFSDGDKLPVFVALIGVWFGCWIIGKVPSWSSLQSRLYAWSGGVASAMIIGFAAFQWLGPAPEPAEGVKTIAWQPYDEAKLNQYQAEGRTVMIDFTAKWCVNCIVNYNVALNTEPTRQLIEELDAVPMLADWTDQDAEIEAKLKELQSRSIPVLAIYPGKSPAEPIVLRDLVSQQMVLDALEDAGPSVSGSAANVAIRDRSNANADDLSMAPAVAGMATR; translated from the coding sequence TTGCTTTCGATGGATCGCTGTTATCAATCCGGGCTCGCTCGGAAATTGCCCGCTTTGGGTGTTGCACTGCTGGCAGTGGTATTCACCGTCGCGGCGGCAATCCCTGCTCACGCTGACAAGCCCGACGCAACCGGTCTGTTCACCGAGTTTCCGCTTGATGGATTCGGAGCGGTTGGCAACACAGCGTTGCAAACCGACGAGCCCGCCGAGGCCACTGCGACGTACTTGGCCATTGGCGATGGCGAAGTCAAACTGCAGGTGCAGGTGAAACTGCAACCGAAGTGGCACCTCTATTCCACGACCCAGCCCAAAGGCGGACCCAAGCCAACCAAGTTGAGTTTGGTTGATGCGGATTCGGTCAAAGTAACGGGCGTTTGGAAGAGCGACCGTGAACCTCTTCGGAGTGTCTCGGAAGACTTCGGTGGAATCACCGTCGAAGAATTCGAAGACGAAGTCACGTTCACCGCCACCGCCAAAGTCGCGGGTGGGAACGAAGCAATCTCGCAGCTTGGCGAGTTGAAGATTCGCTTGGATGCATTGGCGTGCCTAACCGGTGGCGCATGCATGCCCGTGAACGAAACCTTGACCGCAAAGCTTGTTGGCAAAGTGCCATCGGCAGTCACCAAGCCGACATCGCAAACGATGGCGTCGACAATCTCGAATGACCCGGCAAGTCTGAAGAAACTTCCGGTCGATCCCAAGCAAGCTTTTCGCGACCAAGATTACGTCGTGCGTTGGGAAGCGATCAACTTGACGCCTGAGTTGGAACCCGGCCAAACCGGACTGCTTCGCTTCACCGCGATCCCCGATGCGGGATACCATGTTTACACGTCTTCGGTGAACGACGAGCAATCCAAGACCAACTTCGTGGTCAGCGAAAAATCGGATTTGAAAGTCGGGGCTCCCCAAACGAAATCACGTGCGGTGGATTATGACTTGTTGCCCGGCGTGACCTATCACAAGGGCAACGTGACTTGGACGTTGCCGATTTCGATTCCAGCGGAAGCTTCGGCGGGCCAGCACAAGCTGGTTGGCGGGATCGCTTATCAAGCTTGCACAGACGACAGTTGCCAGCAGCCCAAGGCGATCGAATTTCAAACGGTTGTGAACGTGGCGGGCTCGGCTCCCGCAAGTTCGCAACCCAAACCGATGAACGTCGCTGCGAAGAAACGCATGCTGGTCTTGGATGATGCGGCGACACTCAAATGGGTCGACAGCGATGTATCGCCCGCTCTGAATGCCAGCACAGAGCCAGCTAGCACAGAGCCAGCTAGCACAGAGCCAGCCGCGGCCAAGCCAGAAACAGACGGCACGTCGCGAGTCGCGATGGCCGATGCGTCGACGAGTGGTGCTGCGGCTGCGGGTGCGGCTCATGGCGTCTCCAGCGAGACGGCCGGTGACGAAGCCGTTTCCGATGACAAGGAGAAAGCCGGCACGGCCTTCGGCACGACACTGTTGTTTGCTTTCATCGGCGGGGTGATTCTGAATTTCATGCCCTGTGTTTTGCCGGTTGTCGGTTTGAAGGTGATGAGCTTTGTCCAGCAGGCTGGCGAAGATCGCAAACGAGTCTTCTTCCTCAACTTTGTCTACGCGGTCGGAATTTTGTCCGTGTTCGCGGTCCTGACCGCGCTTGCGGTCGTGTTGTCGTTCAATTGGGGGCAGCAGTTCACGTATTTCCCAGTGCGGCTCGGCCTGACTTTGCTGATGTTCGCGATGGCGCTGAGCTACCTCGGTGTTTGGGAAATTCCCGTCCCCGGAATGGCGGCGGGCAAGACCTCACAAGCTTTGCAGCAACGCGAGGGCTACACCGGTGCATTCTTCAAGGGCGTCTTTGCAACCGTGTTGGCAACGCCCTGCAGTGGACCGTTACTTGGCGGCATCCTGGGACTCACATTTGCGTTGACCAGTCTGCAAACAACAGCGGTCATCATGACGGTGGGTGTCGGTATGGCACTGCCCTATCTGATGATTGGCATTTGGCCGTCCTTGGTGGCTTGGTTGCCAAAGCCTGGCACTTGGATGGAAACGCTAAAGGAGTTTCTCGCGTTTTTGTTCCTCGGAACGGTTGCGTTCTTCTTCAATCAATTCAGTGACGGCGACAAGCTACCCGTGTTCGTAGCCTTGATCGGAGTTTGGTTTGGTTGCTGGATCATCGGCAAGGTTCCCAGTTGGAGCAGCCTGCAATCGCGATTGTATGCGTGGTCGGGCGGCGTGGCCTCAGCCATGATCATCGGGTTCGCCGCGTTCCAATGGTTGGGGCCCGCACCTGAACCAGCCGAAGGTGTGAAGACGATCGCGTGGCAACCTTATGACGAAGCCAAGTTGAATCAGTATCAAGCGGAAGGACGCACGGTCATGATTGACTTCACCGCCAAGTGGTGCGTGAACTGCATCGTGAACTACAACGTCGCTCTTAACACCGAACCGACTCGTCAGTTGATCGAAGAATTGGACGCGGTGCCGATGTTGGCCGATTGGACGGACCAAGATGCTGAGATCGAGGCAAAGCTCAAGGAGCTGCAAAGTCGATCGATTCCGGTGTTGGCAATCTATCCTGGGAAGTCACCTGCCGAGCCAATCGTGCTGCGTGATTTGGTCTCGCAGCAGATGGTGTTGGATGCTTTGGAAGACGCCGGTCCGAGCGTGTCAGGTAGTGCAGCGAACGTCGCCATTCGTGATCGATCGAATGCAAACGCTGACGATCTGAGTATGGCACCCGCCGTGGCTGGAATGGCAACCCGGTGA
- a CDS encoding phosphotransferase yields MRQPEEASFEITPDNQTESAILATPLPTVDGRWIVSDRGRHWQCTPWVDGTACGDSEATDGESAARVLQLGGEAIAKTHAKLANLPAPDNLTEQAPRCFRDRMQRLRELGPWLSSGSLLREQLPGSVSQWRALLVGCVSVDGTTQPTSMQTSEDRRAYEELANRLMSAAELLVKHGVAIHSKLIAEFAERFESSPKGWRQSWVLRDVHREHILLDESRETVVGIIDHDAMDWDCPIVDLARWSGSFPVQLDECLSASRLELALTGYNRIASAKYGVELADGGRGRSFHLQSPTPEELALGETLVRLNAWVGMANWVDWIGLRRRVFVSSPERLSSRISGLIDSVCHFC; encoded by the coding sequence ATGAGGCAACCGGAAGAAGCTTCATTCGAGATCACGCCAGACAACCAAACCGAGTCGGCGATCCTTGCCACTCCGCTTCCGACCGTGGATGGTCGATGGATCGTTTCAGATCGCGGACGTCACTGGCAATGCACTCCTTGGGTCGATGGGACAGCTTGCGGTGACTCCGAAGCCACCGACGGTGAATCCGCCGCGCGAGTCTTGCAGCTGGGCGGAGAAGCAATTGCGAAAACGCATGCGAAGCTGGCCAACCTGCCTGCGCCCGACAATCTTACGGAGCAAGCACCTCGTTGTTTTCGCGATCGGATGCAACGTCTTCGCGAGTTGGGGCCGTGGTTGTCATCGGGAAGTTTGCTGCGGGAGCAATTGCCGGGCTCGGTATCGCAGTGGCGAGCCTTGCTGGTTGGCTGCGTGAGCGTTGATGGAACGACTCAACCAACGAGCATGCAAACCAGCGAAGATCGGCGTGCGTATGAAGAGCTAGCGAACCGATTGATGTCAGCGGCGGAGTTGCTGGTCAAACATGGTGTCGCGATCCACTCAAAGCTGATTGCGGAATTTGCGGAACGTTTTGAGAGTTCACCGAAGGGATGGCGACAGAGCTGGGTGCTTCGTGACGTGCATCGAGAGCACATCCTATTGGACGAGTCTCGTGAAACCGTGGTCGGGATCATCGATCACGACGCGATGGATTGGGATTGTCCGATCGTTGACCTGGCGAGATGGTCGGGCAGTTTCCCTGTGCAACTGGACGAGTGTCTTTCTGCCAGTCGGCTGGAACTTGCGTTGACGGGATACAACCGGATTGCGTCGGCAAAATACGGGGTGGAACTGGCGGATGGTGGCAGAGGTCGCTCATTCCATTTACAGAGCCCGACACCAGAAGAACTCGCTTTGGGCGAGACTCTTGTGCGTCTAAACGCGTGGGTGGGAATGGCAAATTGGGTGGATTGGATTGGATTGAGACGACGCGTCTTTGTCTCGTCGCCGGAACGTCTCTCGAGTCGAATTTCCGGCTTGATCGATTCAGTTTGCCACTTTTGCTAA
- a CDS encoding HDOD domain-containing protein, whose product MTNVAESTNLEDVFHVDILPALPHSAISLLQLSQKESAGPNDFAKPIEADPGLMGQVLRFVNSSYFGFSREIMSIPQAITLVGSRAIVNFALWNAVFSVIPNPKFGPFDLKALWQDSLRRAIFARKVGRVLKLEAAEDLFAGALLQDMAIPLLLKELPTEYEELVEKRASEGKRLSGLEKEMFGWNHADAAAVLATRWNLPEEFVELIAQHTEIEQLLEMGDPARGAACVALASLLPSCSEKDWHEKGKFARASQRLSGMSKEKLFECLTEVDEQTAEFAPLLKLPVPEQSIMSFLAEK is encoded by the coding sequence ATGACCAATGTCGCAGAAAGCACCAACTTGGAAGATGTTTTTCATGTCGACATCCTGCCTGCCTTGCCGCACAGTGCGATCAGCCTGCTGCAGCTGTCTCAAAAGGAATCCGCCGGACCGAATGACTTTGCCAAGCCGATCGAGGCCGATCCAGGGTTGATGGGTCAGGTTCTGCGGTTCGTGAATTCGTCCTACTTCGGATTCAGCCGCGAAATCATGAGCATTCCGCAGGCGATCACGTTGGTCGGCTCGCGAGCGATCGTGAACTTTGCATTGTGGAACGCTGTCTTCAGCGTGATCCCCAATCCGAAGTTTGGTCCCTTTGATTTGAAAGCTCTTTGGCAAGACTCACTGCGTCGCGCCATCTTTGCTCGAAAAGTCGGGCGAGTTTTGAAACTGGAAGCCGCCGAAGATCTATTCGCGGGCGCTTTGCTGCAGGACATGGCGATTCCTTTGTTGTTGAAAGAGTTGCCAACGGAATACGAAGAGCTGGTTGAGAAGCGAGCTTCGGAAGGCAAGCGTTTGAGCGGCTTGGAAAAAGAGATGTTTGGTTGGAACCACGCGGATGCCGCGGCGGTTTTGGCGACCCGTTGGAACCTTCCCGAAGAGTTCGTTGAATTGATCGCACAGCACACCGAGATCGAGCAGTTGCTCGAAATGGGCGACCCAGCCCGCGGTGCAGCGTGCGTGGCACTGGCATCGTTGCTGCCTTCGTGCAGTGAAAAAGATTGGCACGAAAAGGGCAAGTTCGCCCGTGCGAGCCAACGTCTCTCTGGCATGTCCAAAGAAAAATTGTTTGAATGTCTGACAGAAGTCGACGAGCAAACCGCGGAGTTCGCACCGTTGCTGAAGTTGCCGGTGCCAGAACAATCAATCATGTCTTTCTTGGCTGAGAAGTAA